In Actinomyces sp. zg-332, the following proteins share a genomic window:
- a CDS encoding nucleotide sugar dehydrogenase — protein MKITVVGTGYVGLSNAVLLAQNNEVVAIDIDKNKVLKINEKISPIVDNEIQDFLSNRELNLVATTEYEDAYKNSDLVIISTPTNYDTDKNYFDTSSVDAVIEKLIELKSKATIVIKSTIPVGYTESIAQKYGLDNILFVPEFLREGKALYDNLYPSRIIVGIPKGKDNLRPWAEKFVELAVEGAASKNIPVLYMDSTEAEAVKLFSNTYLAMRVAFFNELDTYAELRNLDTKNIIDGVGLDPRIGSHYNNPSFGYGGYCLPKDTKQLLANYDNVPNEIMRAIVLANATRKDFVSERIIDKVKINYANRSDNSKGSRPVVGVYRLVMKASSDNFRQSSIQGVMKRIAKEDVDIVVYEPTLAEESFCGFKVIKNLEHFKEISDIVVANRLDSNIKDAESKVYTRDIFGRD, from the coding sequence ATGAAAATTACAGTTGTTGGTACAGGTTATGTGGGGCTGTCAAACGCTGTTTTATTAGCTCAAAATAATGAAGTTGTTGCAATCGATATTGACAAAAATAAAGTGTTGAAAATAAATGAAAAAATTTCTCCTATTGTAGATAACGAAATACAAGATTTTCTATCTAATCGTGAATTGAATCTTGTCGCTACTACTGAATATGAAGATGCATATAAAAATTCAGATTTGGTTATAATTTCAACACCTACTAATTACGACACAGATAAAAATTATTTTGACACGTCTTCTGTAGATGCTGTAATAGAAAAACTTATCGAATTAAAGTCCAAGGCTACTATTGTAATCAAATCTACTATTCCAGTGGGATATACCGAATCAATTGCTCAAAAGTACGGTTTGGATAATATTCTATTTGTTCCAGAATTCTTACGTGAGGGTAAGGCTTTATACGACAACCTATATCCTTCAAGAATAATAGTTGGCATACCTAAAGGGAAAGATAATTTGCGTCCATGGGCTGAAAAATTTGTTGAATTGGCTGTTGAAGGAGCTGCAAGCAAAAATATTCCTGTTTTATATATGGATTCAACTGAGGCTGAAGCTGTGAAACTTTTCTCTAATACCTACCTTGCGATGAGGGTTGCCTTTTTCAATGAACTAGATACGTACGCAGAACTTAGAAACTTAGATACGAAAAACATTATTGATGGTGTAGGGCTAGACCCGCGTATTGGGTCACATTATAATAATCCTTCTTTTGGATATGGAGGATACTGCTTACCTAAAGACACTAAGCAATTACTAGCAAACTATGATAATGTTCCTAACGAAATAATGAGAGCTATTGTTTTAGCTAATGCTACGAGGAAAGATTTCGTATCTGAAAGAATAATAGATAAAGTTAAAATTAATTATGCTAATAGGAGCGATAATTCTAAGGGCTCTAGACCAGTAGTTGGAGTATACAGGCTAGTTATGAAAGCATCTTCAGATAACTTTAGGCAAAGCTCAATTCAAGGTGTAATGAAGAGAATAGCTAAAGAAGATGTCGATATAGTTGTGTATGAACCTACTCTAGCTGAGGAAAGTTTCTGTGGTTTTAAAGTGATAAAAAACTTAGAACATTTTAAAGAAATATCAGATATTGTAGTGGCTAACCGCTTAGATTCTAATATTAAAGATGCTGAATCCAAAGTTTATACTCGAGATATTTTTGGTAGAGACTAA
- a CDS encoding magnesium transporter MgtE N-terminal domain-containing protein — MFKNRTIKNVPSKVFIAKLAGTTVFDPIGDKVGFVSDIVLHFSYGSAPIKAIGLVVEVPGKKRVFLPLSKVTAIEPGAVITTGIVNIRRFTQRNVEILGVADLLDRVVTLKDGSGQAVIVDVAIEQNKAKEWEVTQLALLRSRVTALGIRRTGESLMLSPKEVANLRENTLPNNAASLLAAYEDMKPADIADMMHELTPTRRIEVAHQLADERLADVLEELGEDDRVDILSSLDVDRAADILDVMQPDDAADLVSELPQAQAEHLLDLMQPEEAEDVRRLLAYEEYTAGGLMTTEPVILPPDATVATLLASVRRQDIPPALAAIVCVVRPPLETPTGKFLGVVHTQRALREPPQTMLGNIIDTDLDGIYPDAQIGTVTRLLATYNLTAIPVVDEDNHLLGAVSVDDVLDNLMPDDWRSAEDEITDEAVTRSANG, encoded by the coding sequence ATGTTTAAAAACCGTACCATTAAAAACGTGCCTAGCAAGGTGTTTATTGCAAAATTAGCAGGAACAACTGTATTTGACCCCATAGGCGACAAAGTTGGATTTGTAAGCGATATAGTTTTACACTTTTCTTATGGATCAGCCCCTATAAAAGCAATAGGTCTCGTAGTTGAAGTTCCTGGTAAAAAACGTGTATTTCTACCTTTATCCAAAGTTACAGCAATTGAACCGGGAGCTGTAATAACCACAGGAATAGTAAACATCCGTAGATTCACGCAAAGAAATGTAGAAATCTTAGGTGTAGCTGATTTACTTGATCGAGTCGTTACTTTAAAAGACGGTAGCGGACAAGCAGTAATTGTTGATGTCGCTATTGAACAGAATAAAGCTAAAGAATGGGAAGTAACACAGCTAGCCCTACTTCGCTCAAGAGTGACTGCGTTAGGGATACGCCGCACTGGAGAATCGCTCATGCTTTCACCAAAAGAAGTGGCCAATCTGCGTGAAAATACTTTGCCTAATAATGCTGCTAGTTTGCTGGCTGCTTATGAGGATATGAAACCAGCTGACATCGCTGATATGATGCATGAGCTTACACCGACAAGGCGTATTGAGGTTGCTCATCAACTAGCTGATGAACGCTTAGCTGACGTGCTTGAAGAACTGGGTGAAGATGACCGAGTAGATATTTTGTCATCTCTTGATGTAGATCGTGCTGCTGATATTCTAGACGTTATGCAACCTGATGATGCGGCAGACTTGGTTAGTGAATTACCGCAAGCTCAAGCTGAACATTTGCTCGATCTTATGCAACCTGAGGAAGCTGAAGACGTACGCCGTTTGCTTGCTTACGAAGAGTATACAGCTGGTGGTTTGATGACCACAGAACCAGTTATTCTTCCTCCAGATGCAACCGTTGCAACTCTTTTAGCCAGCGTACGCAGACAAGACATACCACCAGCACTAGCTGCGATAGTATGTGTTGTACGTCCTCCTCTAGAAACACCTACTGGCAAATTTTTAGGGGTTGTACACACCCAAAGAGCATTGCGTGAACCACCTCAAACTATGCTCGGAAATATAATTGATACAGATCTTGATGGTATTTATCCTGACGCTCAGATTGGTACTGTAACTCGTCTATTGGCAACTTATAACCTTACAGCTATCCCCGTGGTAGATGAAGATAACCACTTACTAGGTGCTGTTTCTGTTGACGACGTGTTAGACAACCTAATGCCTGATGACTGGCGTAGCGCAGAAGATGAAATTACTGATGAAGCAGTGACAAGGAGTGCAAATGGCTGA
- a CDS encoding DUF1003 domain-containing protein: protein MADRLDTPVTNRRKWLPQFNSHNSFTETFGRFSERFATFMGTPVFILYMTVFVVIWIAINLIGIYGYKFDPYPFILLNLAFSTQASYAAPLILLAQNRQDDRDRVTAEQDRQRAEQNLADTEYLTREIASLRASVSELATRDFVRSEIRDLIEELQELRIQQIEHLNNLKELVEEESNPQ from the coding sequence ATGGCTGATCGTTTAGACACACCAGTAACAAATCGTCGTAAATGGCTTCCACAGTTTAATTCTCATAATTCTTTTACTGAGACTTTTGGTCGTTTCTCTGAAAGATTTGCTACTTTCATGGGAACACCCGTTTTCATTCTATACATGACTGTATTCGTTGTAATTTGGATTGCCATAAATTTAATAGGTATTTACGGTTATAAGTTTGACCCATACCCGTTTATTTTGCTGAATCTTGCTTTTTCCACTCAAGCTTCTTATGCAGCTCCACTCATCTTGTTAGCTCAAAATAGGCAAGACGACCGTGACAGGGTTACAGCTGAACAAGACAGACAGCGTGCTGAACAAAACCTAGCTGACACAGAATATCTAACACGAGAAATTGCTAGCCTAAGAGCAAGCGTTTCTGAGTTAGCTACTCGAGATTTTGTTCGCAGTGAGATACGAGATTTGATTGAAGAGCTACAAGAGCTACGTATACAGCAGATTGAGCATTTGAATAATTTGAAAGAGCTAGTCGAAGAAGAATCTAACCCACAGTAA